The Strongyloides ratti genome assembly S_ratti_ED321, scaffold srae_scaffold0000002 genome has a window encoding:
- a CDS encoding ATP-binding cassette sub-family D member 4 — protein MKLDFDLLFGRRLLTFIHILFPDFKSTTTLLVFLLLIIAILDQIATYFIGILPSEFLVILGKRDNYNFKYLVFKATIFIIFKAFILSLVKYLSSLLYIKCRENFNYIIHRFYFKRHGFYRLNAIGQNIDNPDQRMTQDIEKATRIFCTDLLCPIILSPLIIIYYSYLTFISAGWMAPVSIYIYFIIATLTNKILISPIVSLTNEQEKREGDFRLKHVEVRCNTESIAFYQSGLLENVLANQKLRKLIKTQKELVYKRFILNFITNTFNYFGGTLSYLIIGIPVFLTKSYDNLTIDELTALVSKNAFFYIYLIHAFTNLISLSDNLGALAGVTHRVVELFEELRRLHEDRLETERPPSTVPSSIVILASKDKQKSHVFKKLNCTKKQDVVVESGLKKIEQLHGKQIKNIIDADSDNEEAECLLDELHVSNLLDNGRERLPNDPFGSFSDNETVLKFDHVTISSHFDNSTTLVHGLSINLISGKNLLITGDSSIGKTSILRVMAGLWSPSSGKVDRLWKIKPSTFFFTPQKTYFPFGGLTLRQQIVYPLKALSVENDIPQFQYILKSLHLTNLQNRCGGFDNPIDFDLNENLSPGELQRLAIARVLYHKPKFAFLDESTSAVGLEMETIIYKLLLEFNINFVSVGHRNSLRQFHDKELKLLSNGNWKTSDIDSVSISSSGKSFIGSNSILAI, from the coding sequence ATGAAGCTTGACTTTGACTTATTATTTGGAAGACGATTGTTAACATTTATTCATATTCTATTTCCTGATTTTAAAAGTACAACAACATTATTggtttttttattgttaattattgCAATTCTTGATCAAATAGCTACTTATTTTATTGGAATACTACCAAGTGAATTTCTTGTTATTTTGGGTAAACGTgacaattataattttaaatatcttgtATTCAAAGcaacaatttttatcattttcaagGCTTTTATCCTTTCtttggtaaaatatttatcatcattactttatataaaatgtcgagaaaattttaattatataattcatcgtttctattttaaaagacATGGTTTCTATCGTCTTAATGCTATTGGacaaaatattgataatccTGATCAAAGAATGACACAAGATATTGAGAAAGCAACACGAATATTTTGTACTGATTTATTATGTCCTATCATTTTATCACCactaattataatttactattcatatttaacatttatctCAGCTGGATGGATGGCACCAgtatcaatatatatatattttattattgctACTTTAACTAACAAAATACTTATTTCACCTATTGTTTCACTTACAAATGAACAAGAAAAAAGAGAAGGTGATTTTAGATTAAAACATGTTGAAGTAAGATGTAATACTGAAAGTATTGCATTTTATCAAAGTGGattattagaaaatgttttagcaaatcaaaaattaagaaaattaataaaaactcAAAAAGAACTTGTGTATAAACGatttattcttaattttattactaatacatttaattattttggtGGGACACTTAGTTATTTGATTATTGGTATTCCagtatttttaacaaaatcatatgataatttaacaATTGATGAATTAACAGCATTAGTTTCTAAAaatgcttttttttatatatatttaattcatgcttttacaaatttaatttcattatcaGATAATTTAGGAGCATTGGCAGGAGTGACTCATCGTGTTGTTGAATTATTTGAAGAATTACGAAGATTACATGAAGATCGCTTAGAAACTGAAAGACCTCCCTCAACAGTTCCATCAAGTATTGTTATACTTGCTTCTAAAGATAAACAAAAATCtcatgtatttaaaaaattaaattgtacCAAAAAACAAGATGTAGTTGTTGAATCAGgtttaaagaaaattgaaCAATTGCATGGAaagcaaataaaaaatattatagatGCAGATAGTGATAATGAAGAGGCTGAATGTTTGCTAGATGAATTACATGTTTCTAATTTATTAGATAATGGAAGAGAAAGATTACCAAATGATCCTTTTGGTTCTTTTTCTGATAATGAAACTGTACTAAAGTTTGATCATGTTACTATATCTAGTCATTTTGATAATTCAACAACTCTTGTTCATGGATTGTCTATTAATCTTATAAGTGGTAAGAATCTTTTGATAACAGGAGATAGTAGTATTGGAAAAACTTCAATATTACGAGTGATGGCTGGTTTATGGAGTCCCTCTTCTGGTAAAGTTGATAGATTATGGAAAATAAAACCATCCACATTTTTCTTTACCCCACAAAAAACATACTTCCCATTTGGAGGATTAACGCTTCGTCAACAAATAGTATATCCATTAAAAGCTCTTTCAGTTGAAAATGATATTCCTcaatttcaatatattttaaaatctctTCATCTAACGAATTTACAGAATCGTTGCGGTGGTTTTGACAACCCTATTGATTTTGATCTCAACGAAAATTTATCACCCGGAGAATTACAACGTCTTGCTATTGCTAGAGTTTTATATCATAAACCTAAATTTGCTTTTCTTGATGAAAGTACAAGTGCTGTAGGATTAGAAATGgaaacaattatttataaactattattagagtttaatatcaattttgTATCTGTTGGCCATAGAAACTCATTAAGACAATTTCAtgataaagaattaaaattactttctAATGGAAATTGGAAGACATCAGATATTGATTCTGTTTCAATATCTAGCAGTGGTAAAAGTTTCATTGGAAGTAATTCAATTTTGGCGATTTAG
- a CDS encoding Pinin/SDK/MemA protein domain-containing protein, protein MTDDLEKDLQEAQAELAKLTSKISAINKQKYPSFGKDRSASAVKRKSIDYNSDDYDRSKRRRSRGEGNGVKISWKEKVSELRSQETNDEKARKKRLFSSLLLPNLRPKNNSLETKLKESAEKQKEKLDSIENSLREKKECEIEDLQKQEKELYDKKKQAELLVNKLSLKKTIIEKAERKILNLEGCIKFIQTKTVPRLSFLPAKHTLRTTELLKKSSKSVRDEIEKISYITRYQVNQIENSSSATFKDVARGIENGTLVPEFSEDKQYLETTKADASVSDDKQGQVSNEKNKNTKRESSNSINSSNREETSDDEGSKESDAEEEKSENFKSDSGADESGEEEIDTIVNDYDKYKNNNKVDKCEEIPNDDVESKEAENSNVIDKSNVTEL, encoded by the exons ATGACGGATGATTTAGAAAAAGATCTTCAGGAGGCTCAAGCTGAACTTGCTAAATTAACAAGTAAAATTAGTGCAATTAATAAACAGAAATATCCATCTTTTGGAAAAGATAGAAG TGCCTCTGCtgttaaaagaaaatcaaTTGACTACAATAGTGATGATTATGATAGATCTAAAAGACGACGTTCAAGAGGTGAGGGAAATGGTGTAAAAATATCATGGAAAGAAAAAGTTTCTGAATTACGCTCCCAAGAGACAAATGATGAGAAAGCAAGAAAAAAACGTTTATTTTCTAGTTTATTATTACCTAATCTCCGtccaaaaaataattcactagaaacaaaattaaaagaatctgcagagaaacaaaaagaaaaattagatTCTATAGAAAATTCATTGAGAGAAAAGAAGGAGTGTGAAATTGAGGATTTACAGAAACAGGAAAAAGAAttgtatgataaaaaaaagcaaGCTGAGTTATTAGTTAATAAactatcattaaaaaaaacaattattgaaaaagCAGAAAGAAAAATCTTGAATTTAGAGGgatgtataaaatttattcaaacaAAAACAGTACCAAGACTTTCGTTTTTACCAGCTAAACACACTCTACGAACAACAGAACTACTGAAGAAGTCATCTAAAAGTGTTAGGG atgaaattgaaaaaatttcttatattaCAAGATATCAAGTCAATCAAATTGAAAATTCATCATCAGCTACATTCAAAGATGTTGCTCGAGGAATTGAAAATGGTACACTTGTTCCTGAATTTAGTGAGGATAAACAATATCTCGAAACGACAAAAGCAGATGCATCTGTGTCAGATGATAAACAAGGTCAAGTATCGAAtgagaaaaataaaaatactaagAGAGAAAGTAGTAATTCTATTAATAGTAGTAATAGGGAAGAAACTTCTGATGATGAAGGATCTAAAGAATCGGATGCTGAGGAAG agaAATCTGAAAACTTCAAGAGTGATTCTGGGGCAGATGAATCTGGAGAGGAAGAAATTGATACAATTGTAAATGACTAtgataagtataaaaataacaataaagtAGATAAATGTGAAGAAATACCAAATGATGATGTAGAGTCAAAAGAAGCTGAGAATTCTAATGTTATAGATAAAAGTAATGTTACTGAACTATAG
- a CDS encoding Translation initiation factor eIF-2B subunit delta, with the protein MNQKNKKNNSNVNDLVDATKKINLNNQEKTKEEILAERKAKKAAAKVKKANATTSKNDDSKQNKKVSKDGGSLKKEGSEKLTVSDTSSGKNQTETFFGTAKVKRTRFNLDNSDEVVQPKVTSIPQIGVSKVNPPFLTFFSKCDNGSICGIDAICEEFIYAFQEFLEQFQPEDSEKSFALNLNAAIQPNLSYLTENSKYPFPYALGNIIRQLKREIMNLDSNISTNEAKETLNSILNGYIDSCFVSADEAIIKNTETKLKNLPKILIYGSCPLVEKIILKSKLRNKNLEITIVESPVERNGLSFAKKLSKMGIECTYTTLNCVGNVMKNVDIVLLGCSAILSNGYAVSQRGSSVVALVAQSFNVPVLIAAKTYKFVDMVKTFEKNVKEKMALTSQPLEAIPDDLITALVTEMRIVPPSSAPAVLKAKQLANEQ; encoded by the exons atgaatcaaaaaaataaaaaaaataattcaaatgtcaat gaCTTAGTTGAtgctacaaaaaaaattaacttaaaTAATCAAGAAAAAACAAAGGAAGAAATTTTAGCTGAAAGAAAGGCAAAAAAAGCTGCAGCTAAAGTTAAAAAAg CAAATGCAACAACttcaaaaaatgatgatagtaaacaaaataaaaaagtatcaaAAGATGGTGGTTCTTTGAAAAAAGAAGGTTCAGAAAAATTGACAGTTTCTGATACATCTAGTGGAAAAAATCAGACTGAAACTTTCTTTGGGACTGCTAAAGTTAAAAGGACACGTTTCAATCTTGATAATTCAGATGAGGTAGTTCAACCTAAGGTAACATCAATTCCACAAATAGGTGTTTCAAAAGTAAATCCACCTttcttaacatttttttctaaatgtGATAATGGATCAATATGTGGAATAGATGCTATCTGTGAAGAATTTATATATGCTTTTCAAGAATTTTTAGAACAATTTCAACCAGAAGATTCTGAGAAGTCATTTGCCTTGAATTTGAATGCAGCCATCCAAccaaatttatcatatttaactGAAAATAGTAAATATCCATTTCCATATGCTTTGGGTAATATAATTAGACAATTAAAAAGAGAAATAATGAATCTTGATTCTAATATTTCTACAAATGAGGCAAAAGAAACTTTGAATAGTATATTAAATGGATATATTGATTCATGTTTTGTTTCTGCTGATGAagcaattattaaaaatactgaaacaaaattaaaaaatcttccaaaaattttaatttatggaTCATGTCCATtagttgaaaaaataattttaaaaagtaaattacgTAATAAAAATCTTGAAATTACAATTGTTGAAAGTCCTGTTGAAAGAAATGGATTATCTTTtgctaaaaaattatcaaagaTGGGTATTGAATGTACATATACAACTTTAAATTGTGTTGGAAATGTTATGAAAAATGTTGATATTGTTTTGTTAGGTTGTTCTGCTATTTTAAGTAATGGTTATGCTGTATCACAGCGTGGTAGTAGTGTTGTTGCTTTAGTGGCTCAATCATTTAATGTTCCCGTTCTTATTGCTGCtaaaacatataaatttgTTGATATGGTTAAAACTTTTGAGAAGaatgtaaaagaaaaaatggCTTTAACTTCACAACCATTAGAGGCTATACCTGATGACTTAATTACTGCTTTGGTAACTGAAATGAGAATTGTACCACCAAGTTCAGCACCTGCTGTACTTAAAGCTAAACAATTGGCAAAtgaacaataa